The following are from one region of the Aspergillus chevalieri M1 DNA, chromosome 1, nearly complete sequence genome:
- a CDS encoding uncharacterized protein (COG:S;~EggNog:ENOG410PZXY): MTPTGRQNSPIPSVPSNTATKNGLRANSTYKGPPSWQNFDDHLSWNRKPTRFLSFGTWKRAMQRRKELEREGKTDIVVIAVWVEHLSGVYSAEEVAARLGYSDTGLDRRRKLWQHRDEYLVEGGIVADEYRVLAIFEGGGPERNVVFACPFYDISTTIPSGFFPGRRSNNALEDIEYEIYSHSGVRDDMKRDELVKAITGNPQFFPTIRYKYPGQSETLGS; the protein is encoded by the coding sequence ATGACGCCCACTGGGCGGCAAAATTCCCCTATCCCTTCAGTTCCCAGCAACACAGCCACCAAGAACGGACTGCGCGCCAATTCTACCTACAAAGGCCCGCCATCATGGCAAAATTTTGATGACCATCTGTCTTGGAACCGAAAACCCACGCGATTCCTATCCTTCGGTACTTGGAAGCGGGCCATGCAGCGACGGAAAGAACTGGAAAGGGAGGGGAAAACGGATATTGTTGTGATCGCTGTATGGGTAGAGCATTTATCAGGTGTATACAGCGCAGAGGAGGTCGCAGCCAGGCTTGGATATTCTGATACAGGGCTGGATCGTCGGAGGAAGCTATGGCAGCACCGTGACGAATACCTTGTTGAAGGCGGCATTGTGGCTGATGAATATCGTGTCCTTGCCATCTTCGAGGGTGGGGGGCCTGAACGTAATGTCGTCTTCGCATGCCCTTTTTATGATATATCAACAACAATTCCGAGCGGATTTTTCCCTGGGCGGAGATCAAATAACGCATTGGAGGATATAGAATATGAAATCTACAGTCATTCAGGGGTTCGCGATGATATGAAGCGAGATGAGCTTGTGAAAGCAATCACTGGGAATCCCCAGTTTTTTCCGACCATCCGGTACAAGTATCCGGGCCAAAGTGAAACACTTGGGTCTTAG
- a CDS encoding uncharacterized protein (COG:S;~EggNog:ENOG410QDNA;~InterPro:IPR012337,IPR036397,IPR000477,IPR002156, IPR043502;~PFAM:PF00078,PF00075;~go_function: GO:0003676 - nucleic acid binding [Evidence IEA];~go_function: GO:0004523 - RNA-DNA hybrid ribonuclease activity [Evidence IEA]), with translation MQQKRRAWTRTIEKVKKSHWKQFLDGAGEGTLWKAATYMKPRETWGCIPALHVDSNELVENEDKAQAFLDTFFPKMDQPLEDPPVQAPLELPWPLITELEIQRSLKAAKSSTAPGEDGLPTLVWKHLWKYIGKLITRIFTASIKLGHHPRRWRRAKIVVLRKPGKPDYSIPGAYRPISLLNTLGKLLEAVMARRLSYLAEKHGLLPDTQFGGRPGRTTEQALLVLSNAIDQAWYKHGVMTLIAFDLKGAFNGVNKISLDARLRAKGIPAVARKWIASFMSERYASIGFDDFRTEVALLVNAGLAQGSPLSPILFTFFNSDLVDQPVTFRGGASAFIDDYFRWRVGRSAEENLAKIQSEDIPRIEAWAQQTGSCFAAEKTELIHITRRRSEQLQGQVVINGKTVKPSPTAKLLGVIFDHELRWKEHVQQAIKRATKVTIALAGLRHLRPEQMRQIYQACVTPVVDYASTVWHDPLRDKTHLRHLNTVQRAPLVRILSAFRTVASATLEVEAHVLPTHLRLRRRAQYTIARLHTLPRIHPIWGALLRAQRRRNNIGNYARFPLAEALKTMDLQRLDELETIDPSPLPPWRAEPFAEIEVGSDRETAVERAETTRSTSDIVVYSDASGREGHLGAAVVALDSNLETVESQQIQVGPMDRWSVHVAELIGIFYAISTVFKVAHQPSESLERRRRTATILCDSRSALQATQNPTIKSGQRIIHAILQAATEVQTKGIALRLQWVPGHCDNPGNDAADQQAKDAARPGKTHPFRPLLSRESARLHGNILNQWEQEWRSSNKGGHLRKIDSTLPATHTRRLYGSLPRNRAYLLTQLRTGHSWLSTYAKAFRFRDDDRCVCGAQETVTHVLVDCPDLRDIRRELRREVGDALSSVSSLLGGSTVGKKGKPDTVSRAKTVKAVLDFAEASQRFWSRAPRGQPNNGNGS, from the coding sequence ATGCAGCAAAAGCGTCGAGCCTGGACCCGTACTATTGAAAAAGTCAAAAagtcacactggaaacagttCCTAGACGGAGCTGGGGAAGGAACGCTATGGAAAGCGGCTACCTATATGAAACCGCGAGAGACCTGGGGTTGCATCCCGGCCTTGCACGTTGATTCAAACGAACTGGTGGAGAACGAGGACAAGGCACAAGCATTTCTGGACACTTTCTTCCCCAAAATGGACCAACCCCTCGAAGACCCACCAGTCCAGGCCCCGTTGGAGCTACCCTGGCCACTAATCACGGAACTGGAAATCCAGCGATCTCTTAAAGCAGCCAAAAGCTCCACGGCACCGGGCGAAGACGGTCTACCGACGCTTGTGTGGAAACACCTATGGAAGTATATAGGAAAGCTCATTACCAGAATCTTCACAGCATCAATTAAACTAGGGCACCACCCAAGACGTTGGCGGAGAGCAAAGATCGTGGTGCTGCGGAAACCTGGGAAGCCGGACTACTCGATCCCTGGGGCCTATCGCCCGATCTCACTCCTTAACACACTAGGTAAACTTCTTGAGGCAGTCATGGCTCGACGACTATCGTACCTCGCCGAGAAGCACGGCTTACTACCCGACACACAATTCGGAGGGCGACCGGGCAGGACCACTGAACAAGCCCTGCTAGTCCTTTCCAACGCGATTGACCAAGCTTGGTATAAACATGGAGTAATGACACTCATCGCGTTCGATCTGAAAGGGGCCTTCAACGGAGTCAACAAAATCAGCCTTGACGCCCGCCTCCGAGCAAAGGGAATCCCAGCCGTAGCTAGAAAGTGGATTGCAAGCTTTATGAGCGAACGCTACGCTAGCATAGGATTTGATGACTTCCGTACCGAGGTCGCCCTGCTAGTCAACGCAGGACTGGCGCAGGGCTCACCCCTCTCACCCATTCTGTTCACATTCTTCAACTCCGACCTGGTCGACCAACCAGTCACCTTTCGTGGTGGCGCATCAGCGTTCATTGATGACTACTTCCGCTGGCGAGTAGGCCGCTCAGCCGAAGAGAACCTAGCCAAAATCCAGTCAGAGGATATCCCTCGCATCGAAGCGTGGGCGCAACAGACTGGCTCCTGCTTCGCAGCTGAGAAGACCGAGCTTATCCATAtcaccaggagaagaagcgagcAACTACAAGGGCAAGTAGTCATAAACGGGAAAACTGTCAAACCATCACCCACGGCGAAGCTACTGGGTGTGATCTTCGACCATGAGTTGCGGTGGAAAGAGCATGTCCAGCAAGCCATCAAACGTGCCACCAAGGTAACCATTGCTCTGGCCGGACTGCGACATCTACGCCCAGAACAGATGCGACAAATTTACCAAGCGTGCGTCACACCAGTGGTAGACTATGCGTCAACGGTCTGGCATGACCCTCTACGTGATAAAACCCACCTGCGCCACCTAAACACAGTGCAAAGGGCCCCTCTGGTTCGTATCCTGTCGGCGTTCAGGACAGTAGCGTCCGCCACTCTAGAAGTGGAAGCACATGTCCTTCCAacacacctccgcctccgccgccgagcACAATATACCATCGCGAGACTCCACACTCTACCTCGTATTCACCCTATTTGGGGTGCGCTCCTCCGAGCTCAGAGACGAAGGAACAACATTGGAAACTACGCTCGGTTCCCACTGGCGGAAGCTCTAAAGACTATGGACTTACAAAGATTGGATGAACTAGAAACGATTGACCCAAGTCCACTGCCACCGTGGCGAGCTGAACCCTTCGCGGAGATTGAGGTTGGATCGGACCGAGAAACGGCCGTGGAGCGAGCTGAAACTACACGGTCCACATCGGATATTGTTGTCTACTCAGATGCCTCTGGACGCGAGGGTCACCTAGGCGCTGCCGTTGTGGCACTCGACAGCAACTTGGAGACTGTCGAATCTCAACAGATTCAAGTAGGACCAATGGACCGCTGGTCGGTTCATGTAGCGGAGCTTATTGGCATCTTCTACGCTATCAGCACAGTGTTTAAAGTTGCCCATCAGCCCTCAGAAAGCTTAGAAAGGAGACGGAGAACAGCGACAATACTGTGCGACAGCCGATCAGCCTTGCAGGCGACTCAAAATCCGACGATCAAATCTGGACAGCGGATCATCCATGCGATCCtccaggctgccacagaggTCCAAACAAAAGGAATCGCGTTGCGCCTTCAATGGGTGCCAGGGCACTGCGATAACCCTGGAAATGACGCTGCAGATCAACAGGCCAAGGATGCTGCACGCCCAGGCAAGACGCACCCCTTCCGCCCACTACTCTCGAGGGAGAGCGCGCGCCTCCACGGCAATATCCTTAATCAGTGGGAGCAGGAATGGAGGTCATCCAACAAAGGTGGTCACCTACGAAAGATCGACAGCACCCTACCAGCAACTCACACGAGGAGGCTATATGGGAGCCTGCCCAGGAACCGAGCGTACTTATTAACACAGCTACGCACAGGCCACAGTTGGTTATCTACCTACGCGAAAGCCTTTCGCTTCCGCGACGACGACCGGTGCGTGTGCGGCGCACAAGAAACTGTCACCCATGTGCTGGTGGATTGTCCAGATCTGAGGGACATTCGAAGAGAGCTACGGAGGGAAGTAGGGGACGCGCTCAGTAGCGTCTCGAGTCTACTGGGAGGCTCGACCGTAGGTAAGAAAGGTAAACCAGACACCGTCTCAAGAGCAAAGACGGTCAAGGCCGTTTTGGACTTCGCCGAGGCGTCACAGCGGTTTTGGAGTCGCGCGCCACGAGGGCAGCCTAACAATGGGAACGGCAGTTAG
- a CDS encoding uncharacterized protein (COG:T;~EggNog:ENOG410PF8Y;~InterPro:IPR000719,IPR011009,IPR008271;~PFAM:PF07714,PF00069;~TransMembrane:2 (i12-31o466-482i);~go_function: GO:0004672 - protein kinase activity [Evidence IEA];~go_function: GO:0005524 - ATP binding [Evidence IEA];~go_process: GO:0006468 - protein phosphorylation [Evidence IEA]): protein MRLHSDSLLPHFTLRISLVELASISIFGFNFPKILDFGARYRMSFPLTPPPDTGKESIDTPIYLIPLSKSTCSSFRLQTNQKRLAPSTIPSHISDLEDLGPVWRAGVSNALRLAPRLEITRYTLGSDNNSDIVIKTKTEDECWVNSQHCQLIPDPDGAAITVSNTSRTTFTVQNIDKRDPELEILPKRTISISHSNWYLTLGRGLKILVIVLPPHPDIHQRPLIHRRSKNPTKPRLNDKTALSSTPKRIPKRKNGRIVRPKKCQGHKTHESVAFTRKINIPIPKRGTSGESSRRKEIITSTDKTRVFKSQRCGIVVAAKEFQDTRSNSAAKVWENEKAILEHLKGHQHQHIANVVDHDEPLRILYLDYIAGIDLEKRVTPSGFSTITEVQKHIIWTDISSALEFLHREGVIHNDVKPPNIVLSEERAVLCDFGLATMGPEEHYWGTAPYVSPDILVDEKRSEPGDIWALGVTMLFVIGLIPLPKRSWVIKDITNDKSRALLSMNRWLQEIRQTCVRIPEKFSLLRRMLTENREERITATQLSESLTHRSHLKVR, encoded by the exons ATGAGACTCCACTCCGACTCCCTACTACCTCACTTCACCTTGCGGATATCACTTGTGGAATTGGCAAGTATAAGTATCTTTGGCTTTAATTTTCCTAAAATTCTTGATTTTGGGGCGAGATACAGAATGAGTTTTCCACTCACCCCGCCTCCAGATACTGGGAAAGAATCCATTGATACTCCAATATATCTCATTCCTTTGTCAAAATCAACTTGCTCCTCCTTTCGGTTGCAAACAAATCAAAAAAGACTAGCTCCCTCAACAATTCCATCGCATATTTCCGACCTGGAAGATCTCGGCCCGGTCTGGAGAGCTGGAGTTTCCAACGCACTCAGGCTAGCACCGAGACTCGAGATAACCCGTTACACACTCGGGTCAGACAATAATAGCGATATTGTTATTAAAACAAAAACTGAAGATGAATGTTGGGTGAATTCCCAGCATTGCCAGCTCATCCCAGATCCTGACGGGGCTGCCATCACTGTGTCCAATACATCAAGGACGACTTTCACCGTGCAGAACATTGACAAGCGCGACCCAGAGTTGGAAATTTTGCCAAAACGCACCATTTCTATTAGCCACAGTAATTGGTACCTTACGCTTGGACGAGGGCTCAAAATCCTTGTGATTGTTTTGCCGCCCCATCCAGATATCCACCAAAGACCGCTCATCCACAGGAGGTCAAAAAACCCCACCAAACCGCGTTTGAATGATAAAACCGCTCTTTCCTCAACTCCAAAGAGAATACCCAAAAGGAAAAACGGCAGAATCGTACGCCCTAAAAAATGTCAAGGTCACAAGACACATGAATCTGTGGCGTTCACTCGCAAAATCAACATACCGATTCCTAAGCGTGGTACCAGTGGCGAAAGCAGcagaaggaaagaaatcaTCACTTCCACTGACAAAACTCGGGTATTCAAATCCCAGCGCTGTGGGATCGTCGTTGCAGCCAAAGAATTTCAGGATACAAGGTCGAATTCAGCAGCTAAAGTCTGGGAAAACGAGAAGGCGATTCTGGAACATTTAAAGGGACACCAACAT CAACATATTGCGAATGTAGTAGACCATGACGAGCCTCTTCGGATTTTATACCTTGACTACATTGCGGGGATAGATCTTGAGAAGAGGGTCACTCCAAGTGGCTTTTCCACGATAACAGAAGTTCAAAAACACATTATATGGACGGACATAAGCAGTGCCTTGGAATTCCTTCACAGAGAGGGTGTGATCCATAATGATGTCAAACCGCCGAACATCGTTTTAAGCGAAGAGAGGGCAGTTCTTTGTGACTTTGGGTTAGCCACAATGGGTCCCGAAGAGCACTATTGGGGCACGGCGCCCTATGTTTCTCCGGATATTCTAGTTGATGAAAAACGGTCAGAGCCTGGTGATATATGGGCCCTAGGAGTTACTATGCTCTTTGTGATCGGCTTGATCCCGCTGCCCAAACGTTCCTGGGTTATCAAAGATATAACGAACGATAAATCGAGGGCATTACTTTCAATGAACCGCTGGCTACAGGAAATCCGGCAGACTTGTGTGCGGATTCCTGAAAAGTTTAGCCTGCTTCGACGCATGCTCACTGAAAATAGAGAAGAACGAATCACTGCTACTCAGCTTTCAGAAAGTCTTACACACAGATCACACCTCAAAGTTCGTTAA